A genome region from Stenotrophomonas maltophilia includes the following:
- a CDS encoding glycosyl hydrolase family 18 protein, which translates to MYDPIVRSAERATRSCRPRRLAWLLALAAGTAALPGLAQAASCAGVAQWDQAKIYRAGDTLQKGGVLYRANQDIWNAPPDHPAGAPYYTNLGACDGSGTNQPPVVSLTSPANGATFSAGSTVNVTANASDPDGSVAKVEFFRDGASLGIATSAPYAASWANASAGSHTLRAVATDNNNATSSTSTITITVNAAGGDTTAPSVPGGLTVGTRTANSIALSWSPSTDNTGGSGVAGYDVYRNGSLVGSPSSASYVDGGLTVSTTYRYRVRARDNAGNASAQGTEISATTLAGDGGTTGKRVIGYFTQWGIYGRNYRVKNIDSSGSAARLTHINYAFGNVRNNRCEVGITQPSDPNSGAGGDAFADYTKAFSAAESVSGSADTWDQPLRGNWNQLKQLKAKYPGMKVLISLGGWTWSRGFSSAARPENRQAFVASCIDAYIKGNLPVTDGAGGAGAALGVFDGIDIDWEYPVACGIECGKPEDNANFTALMAEFRRQLDAVRPGLLLTVAVGAGIDKIRVTDPAAYHPYLDYINVMTYDFHGAWDAKTNHQSALFDSPNDPSTGDQKLYNSNDAIEAFISRGVPAAKLNLGIGYYGRGWTGVANANNGLYQTATGAAPGTYEAGIEDWKVLKNLAWPGYTDNTAGATWIYNGSTLWSFDTPANITRKMGYVKTQGLGGAFVWEFSGDDAQGTLTKAVSDGLK; encoded by the coding sequence ATGTACGACCCGATTGTGCGCAGTGCCGAACGTGCGACCCGAAGCTGTCGTCCCCGCCGCCTGGCCTGGCTGCTTGCCCTGGCCGCCGGTACCGCCGCCCTGCCCGGCCTGGCGCAGGCCGCCAGCTGTGCCGGCGTGGCCCAGTGGGACCAGGCCAAGATCTACCGGGCCGGCGATACCCTCCAGAAAGGAGGCGTCCTCTATCGGGCGAACCAGGACATCTGGAACGCGCCGCCGGACCATCCGGCCGGCGCGCCCTACTACACCAACCTCGGTGCCTGCGATGGCAGCGGAACCAACCAGCCGCCAGTGGTCAGCCTGACCTCGCCGGCCAACGGCGCCACCTTCAGCGCCGGCAGCACGGTCAACGTGACCGCCAACGCCAGCGACCCGGACGGCAGCGTCGCGAAGGTCGAGTTCTTCCGCGACGGCGCCTCGCTGGGCATCGCCACCAGTGCGCCGTATGCGGCCAGCTGGGCCAATGCCAGCGCCGGCAGCCACACCCTGCGCGCGGTGGCCACCGACAACAACAACGCCACCAGCAGCACGTCGACCATCACCATCACCGTCAACGCCGCCGGTGGGGATACCACCGCGCCGAGCGTGCCCGGTGGGCTGACGGTGGGCACGCGTACCGCCAACAGCATCGCGCTCAGCTGGAGCCCGTCCACCGACAACACCGGTGGCAGCGGCGTGGCCGGCTATGACGTGTACCGCAATGGCAGCCTGGTCGGTTCGCCGTCCAGCGCCAGCTATGTCGATGGTGGCCTGACCGTATCCACCACCTATCGCTACCGCGTGCGTGCCCGCGACAACGCCGGCAACGCGTCCGCCCAAGGCACCGAGATCAGCGCCACCACGCTGGCCGGCGACGGCGGCACCACCGGCAAGCGGGTCATCGGCTACTTCACCCAGTGGGGCATCTACGGCCGCAACTACCGGGTCAAGAACATCGACAGCAGCGGTTCGGCCGCACGCCTGACCCACATCAACTACGCCTTCGGCAACGTGCGCAACAACCGCTGCGAAGTGGGCATCACCCAGCCGTCGGATCCGAACAGTGGTGCCGGTGGCGATGCCTTCGCCGACTACACCAAGGCCTTCAGCGCCGCCGAGAGCGTCAGCGGCAGCGCTGATACCTGGGACCAGCCGCTGCGCGGCAACTGGAACCAGCTCAAGCAGCTCAAGGCCAAGTACCCGGGCATGAAGGTGCTGATCTCGCTGGGTGGCTGGACCTGGTCGCGCGGCTTCTCCAGCGCGGCACGCCCGGAAAACCGCCAGGCCTTCGTCGCCTCGTGCATCGATGCCTACATCAAGGGCAACCTGCCGGTGACCGACGGTGCCGGTGGCGCCGGTGCCGCGCTGGGCGTGTTCGACGGCATCGACATCGACTGGGAATACCCGGTGGCGTGCGGCATCGAGTGCGGCAAGCCGGAAGACAACGCCAACTTCACCGCGCTGATGGCCGAGTTCCGCCGCCAGCTCGATGCAGTGCGTCCGGGCCTGTTGCTGACGGTGGCGGTGGGTGCGGGCATCGACAAGATCCGCGTCACCGATCCGGCCGCGTACCACCCGTACCTGGACTACATCAACGTGATGACCTACGACTTCCACGGCGCGTGGGACGCGAAGACCAATCACCAGTCCGCACTGTTCGATTCGCCGAATGATCCGTCCACCGGCGACCAGAAGCTGTACAACAGCAACGACGCCATCGAGGCCTTCATCAGCCGAGGCGTTCCCGCCGCCAAGCTCAACCTGGGCATCGGCTACTACGGGCGTGGCTGGACCGGCGTGGCCAACGCCAACAACGGCCTGTACCAGACCGCGACCGGCGCCGCCCCGGGTACCTACGAGGCCGGCATCGAGGACTGGAAGGTGCTGAAGAACCTGGCGTGGCCGGGCTACACCGACAACACCGCCGGTGCCACCTGGATCTACAACGGCAGCACGCTGTGGAGCTTCGACACCCCGGCCAACATCACCCGCAAGATGGGTTACGTGAAGACCCAGGGCCTGGGCGGTGCGTTCGTCTGGGAGTTCAGTGGTGACGATGCGCAGGGCACGCTGACCAAGGCGGTCAGTGATGGCCTGAAGTAA
- the purL gene encoding phosphoribosylformylglycinamidine synthase, producing MMVLEGAPALSPFRRERLESRLQSIAPSLRISGAWHVYFVQPEGSTAPDLTTLCRILEAAPQAEALADGAVSRIVVPRLGTLSPWSSKATELVRGAGQPVSRVERGLRIDVQGWPADADARQALVKALHDPMTQSVLETVEQGQALFSAPARGELERVPVDQLEAANQRLGLAMAQDEIDYLRERFTALGRSPSDVELMMFAQANSEHCRHKIFNASWTIDGQEQDRSLFRMIKNTHQQTPQHTLSAYSDNAAVIEGHPASRYRPDPASGEYRREPQVPSAFQIKVETHNHPTAIAPFPGASTGAGGEIRDEGATGRGGKPKAGLTGFSVSHLRIPELPQPWEAPRALNPRMAPALEIMTDGPLGGAAFNNEFGRPNLLGYFRSFELPEGADLVRAYDKPIMLAGGLGAIDRIQVDKIQLQAGDAVIVLGGPAMLIGLGGGAASSVASGESAEDLDFASVQRDNPEMERRCQEVIDRCVAMGANNPIKFFHDVGAGGLSNAIPELLHDSNVGGVIDLGKVPTDDPSLSPMQLWCNESQERYVLGVAQERLAEFAALCARERCPFAAVGVATAEEHLVVAYGAVPGHTPADAPIDLPMDVLFGKPPKMHRDTTHPPAPRWPALKTAGLDLQEAGLRVLAHPTVASKNFLVTIGDRSVGGLTAREQMVGPWQLPVADVAITVADFEGVAGEAMSIGERTPLALLDAAASARMAVGEALTNLCAAPVDALDEIKLSANWMAAAGHPGEDALLYDAVKAVGMELCPQLDISIPVGKDSLSMQAQWHDQGEAHKSVSPVSLVISAFAPVADVRQQLTPLLDRDVESELWLIGLGAGKQRLGGSILAQVHADHGDLPAFAGAAPDLDDPQRLRGFFELIRDARQAGLLLAYHDRSDGGAFAALCEMAFTSRLGLDITLDAWGDDPFRSLFNEELGAVVQIAREDRAAFADLVERHALTECAQRIAKPTTAPVVRVSLAGENLAEWRWEALFDAWWSVTHAMQKRRDNPANADAEREIVRAFNAPGLKPKLSFDINEDVAAPFISTGARPRVAVLREQGVNGQIEMANIFERAGFRPFDVHMSDLIEGRVALQDFTGLVACGGFSYGDVLGAGRGWATSILERSALRDAFAAFFAREDSFALGVCNGCQMMSQLKDIIPGAEHWPQFRRNASEQFEARTALLEVVESPSILLRGMAGSRLQVAVAHGEGQAVFDNAVDQAAARVSLRYIDGHGNVANQYPLNPNGSPDGITGLTSSDGRVTIMMPHPERTPRALNMSWAPAEWQGDSPWMRMFRNARVWCG from the coding sequence ATGATGGTCCTCGAGGGCGCGCCCGCCCTGTCGCCGTTCCGCCGCGAACGTCTTGAATCCCGCCTGCAGTCTATCGCTCCCTCCCTGCGCATCAGCGGTGCCTGGCACGTCTACTTCGTGCAGCCCGAAGGCAGCACCGCACCCGACCTGACCACCCTGTGCCGCATCCTCGAAGCTGCGCCGCAGGCCGAGGCCCTCGCCGACGGTGCGGTCAGCCGCATCGTGGTGCCGCGCCTGGGCACGCTGTCGCCGTGGTCGAGCAAGGCCACCGAGCTGGTGCGCGGTGCCGGTCAGCCGGTCAGCCGGGTCGAGCGTGGCCTGCGCATCGATGTGCAGGGCTGGCCGGCCGATGCCGATGCCCGGCAGGCGCTGGTCAAGGCGCTGCACGACCCCATGACGCAGTCGGTGCTGGAGACCGTGGAGCAGGGCCAGGCGCTGTTCTCGGCGCCGGCCCGTGGCGAGCTGGAACGCGTGCCGGTGGACCAGTTGGAGGCTGCCAACCAGCGCCTCGGCCTGGCCATGGCGCAGGATGAGATCGACTATCTGCGCGAACGCTTCACCGCGCTGGGCCGCTCGCCGTCGGACGTGGAACTGATGATGTTCGCGCAGGCCAACTCCGAGCACTGCCGGCACAAGATCTTCAACGCCAGCTGGACCATCGACGGCCAGGAGCAGGACCGCTCGCTGTTCCGGATGATCAAGAACACCCACCAGCAGACCCCGCAGCACACGCTCAGCGCGTACAGCGACAATGCGGCGGTGATCGAAGGCCATCCGGCCTCGCGCTATCGCCCGGACCCGGCCAGTGGCGAATACCGCCGCGAGCCGCAGGTGCCCAGCGCGTTCCAGATCAAGGTGGAAACGCACAACCACCCGACCGCGATCGCGCCGTTCCCGGGCGCCTCGACCGGTGCCGGTGGCGAGATCCGCGACGAAGGCGCGACCGGCCGCGGTGGCAAGCCCAAGGCCGGCCTGACCGGCTTCTCGGTCTCGCACCTGCGCATTCCCGAACTGCCGCAGCCGTGGGAAGCGCCGCGCGCGCTGAACCCGCGCATGGCGCCGGCGCTGGAAATCATGACCGACGGCCCGCTCGGCGGCGCCGCATTCAACAACGAGTTCGGCCGCCCGAACCTGCTCGGCTACTTCCGCAGCTTCGAGCTGCCCGAAGGCGCCGATCTGGTCCGCGCTTACGACAAGCCGATCATGCTGGCCGGTGGCCTCGGCGCCATCGACCGCATCCAGGTCGACAAGATCCAGCTGCAGGCCGGTGATGCGGTCATCGTGCTCGGTGGCCCGGCCATGCTGATCGGCCTGGGCGGTGGTGCCGCCAGTTCGGTGGCCTCCGGCGAAAGTGCCGAGGACCTGGACTTCGCGAGCGTTCAGCGCGACAACCCGGAGATGGAACGTCGCTGCCAGGAGGTCATCGACCGCTGCGTGGCGATGGGGGCCAACAACCCGATCAAGTTCTTCCACGACGTCGGTGCCGGTGGCCTGTCCAATGCCATCCCCGAACTGCTGCACGACTCCAACGTCGGCGGCGTGATCGACCTGGGCAAGGTGCCCACCGACGATCCGTCGCTGTCGCCGATGCAGCTGTGGTGCAACGAATCCCAGGAACGTTACGTGCTGGGCGTGGCCCAGGAGCGCCTGGCCGAGTTCGCCGCGCTGTGCGCCCGCGAGCGCTGCCCGTTCGCTGCGGTCGGCGTGGCCACCGCCGAGGAACACCTGGTGGTGGCTTACGGTGCCGTGCCGGGCCACACCCCGGCCGATGCGCCGATCGACCTGCCGATGGACGTGCTGTTCGGCAAGCCGCCGAAGATGCACCGCGACACTACGCATCCGCCGGCACCGCGCTGGCCGGCGCTGAAGACCGCGGGTCTGGATCTGCAGGAAGCGGGCCTGCGCGTGCTTGCGCACCCGACGGTGGCGTCGAAGAACTTCCTGGTCACCATCGGTGACCGCAGCGTCGGCGGCCTGACCGCACGCGAACAGATGGTCGGCCCGTGGCAGCTGCCGGTGGCCGATGTAGCCATCACCGTGGCCGACTTCGAAGGCGTGGCCGGTGAAGCGATGTCGATTGGCGAGCGCACCCCGCTGGCCCTGCTCGATGCGGCAGCTTCGGCACGCATGGCGGTGGGCGAAGCGCTGACCAACCTGTGCGCTGCCCCGGTCGATGCGTTGGATGAGATCAAGCTGTCGGCGAACTGGATGGCCGCGGCCGGCCACCCGGGCGAAGACGCGCTGCTGTACGACGCGGTGAAGGCCGTGGGCATGGAACTGTGCCCGCAGCTGGACATCAGCATCCCGGTGGGCAAGGACTCGCTGTCGATGCAGGCGCAGTGGCACGACCAGGGCGAGGCGCACAAGAGCGTGTCGCCGGTGTCGCTGGTGATCTCCGCGTTCGCACCGGTCGCCGACGTGCGCCAGCAGCTGACTCCGCTGCTCGACCGCGACGTCGAAAGCGAGCTGTGGCTGATCGGCCTCGGCGCCGGCAAGCAGCGCCTGGGCGGTTCGATCCTGGCCCAGGTGCATGCCGACCACGGTGACCTGCCGGCCTTCGCCGGTGCCGCCCCGGACCTGGACGACCCGCAGCGCCTGCGCGGCTTCTTCGAACTGATCCGCGATGCGCGCCAGGCCGGCCTGCTGCTGGCCTACCACGACCGCAGCGACGGCGGCGCCTTCGCCGCGCTGTGCGAAATGGCCTTCACCTCGCGGCTGGGCCTGGACATCACCCTCGATGCCTGGGGCGATGATCCGTTCCGCAGCCTGTTCAACGAAGAACTGGGTGCGGTGGTGCAGATCGCGCGCGAAGACCGCGCGGCATTTGCCGACCTGGTCGAGCGCCATGCATTGACCGAATGCGCACAGCGCATTGCCAAGCCGACCACTGCACCGGTGGTGCGCGTGTCGCTGGCCGGCGAGAACCTGGCCGAATGGCGCTGGGAAGCGTTGTTCGACGCCTGGTGGTCGGTCACCCACGCCATGCAGAAGCGCCGCGACAACCCGGCCAACGCCGATGCCGAGCGTGAGATCGTCCGTGCCTTCAACGCACCGGGCCTGAAGCCCAAGCTCAGCTTCGACATCAATGAAGACGTGGCCGCCCCGTTCATCAGCACGGGTGCGCGTCCGCGCGTGGCCGTGCTGCGCGAGCAGGGCGTCAACGGCCAGATCGAAATGGCGAATATCTTCGAACGTGCTGGCTTCCGTCCCTTCGATGTGCACATGAGCGACCTGATCGAAGGCCGCGTCGCCCTGCAGGACTTCACCGGCCTGGTCGCCTGCGGCGGCTTCAGTTACGGCGACGTGCTTGGTGCCGGCCGTGGCTGGGCGACGTCGATCCTGGAGCGCAGCGCGCTGCGTGATGCCTTCGCCGCGTTCTTCGCGCGCGAGGACAGCTTTGCCCTGGGCGTGTGCAACGGCTGCCAGATGATGAGCCAGCTGAAGGACATCATTCCCGGTGCCGAACACTGGCCGCAGTTCCGCCGCAACGCCAGCGAGCAGTTCGAGGCCCGCACCGCGCTGCTGGAAGTGGTGGAATCTCCATCGATCCTGCTGCGGGGCATGGCCGGTTCGCGCCTGCAGGTGGCAGTGGCGCATGGCGAAGGCCAGGCGGTGTTCGACAACGCGGTCGACCAGGCCGCGGCCCGTGTTTCGCTGCGCTACATCGATGGCCACGGCAACGTTGCCAACCAGTACCCGCTGAACCCGAACGGTTCGCCGGACGGCATCACCGGCCTGACCAGCAGCGACGGCCGCGTGACCATCATGATGCCGCACCCGGAACGCACCCCGCGTGCGCTCAACATGAGCTGGGCCCCGGCCGAGTGGCAGGGTGATTCGCCGTGGATGCGCATGTTCCGCAACGCGCGGGTGTGGTGCGGCTGA